The Malus sylvestris chromosome 12, drMalSylv7.2, whole genome shotgun sequence genome contains a region encoding:
- the LOC126592478 gene encoding uncharacterized protein LOC126592478, whose translation MGDKQDDDRSQSSDYTSEDEGTEDYRRGGYHAVRIGDTFKSGRYAVQTKLGWGHFSTVWLAWDTQHSRFVALKVQKSADHYTEAAMDEITILKQIAEGDPGDKKCVVKLLDHFKHSGPNGQHVCMVFEYLGDNLLTLIKYSDYRGVPLHKVKEICYHVLVGLDYLHRQLSIIHTDLKPENILLMSMIDPLKDPTKSRAPLILPGGKDKDASESGYAKALNGDMSRNQKKKIRRKAKRAAQECVDRDEDDADVETSTEVEASPNTRLNVRSVEDQSTSSGNANRSSDAGGPNGSRPGSHGSKRGNRTTRQKLLASIDLRCKLVDFGNACWTYKQFTNDIQTRQYRCPEVILGSKYSTSADLWSFACICFELATGDVLFDPHSGDNFDRDEDHLALMMELLGMMPRKIALGGRYSRDYFNRYGDLRHIRRLRFWPLNKVLVEKYEFSEKDASELTDFLVPILDFVPEKRPTAAQCLVHPWINAGPRLLEPSIAADKKQGVDSDTAEENQREKDEREAMEVGVGNIAINSDSKRVKDVPSSSKPSLAAEGNPSR comes from the exons atgggggATAAACAGGACGACGATCGGAGTCAGAGCAGCGACTACACGTCGGAGGATGAAGGCACCGAGGATTACCGGCGCGGTGGCTACCACGCCGTCCGAATCGGCGACACTTTCAAGAGCGGACGGTATGCCGTTCAGACCAAGCTCGGCTGGGGCCATTTCTCCACCGTCTGGCTCGCCTGGGACACCCAACACTCC AGATTTGTTGCTCTGAAAGTGCAAAAGAGTGCTGACCACTACACTGAGGCGGCCATGGATGAGATAACCATCTTGAAACAGATTGCAGAGGGAGACCCAGGTGATAAAAAATGCGTGGTGAAGCTTCTAGACCATTTTAAGCATTCGGGTCCGAATGGGCAACATGTTTGTATGGTTTTTGAGTACTTGGGTGATAATCTGTTGACGCTTATTAAGTATAGTGATTACCGGGGAGTGCCACTACATAAGGTTAAGGAGATTTGTTATCATGTTTTGGTTGGATTGGATTATTTGCACAGACAGCTGTCGATTATACACACTGATTTGAAGCCAGAGAATATCTTGTTGATGTCAATGATAGACCCGCTCAAGGATCCGACAAAGTCAAGAGCACCTCTTATTCTTCCAGGTGGTAAAGACAAGGATGCATCGGAGTCAGGGTATGCAAAAGCGTTAAATGGGGATATGAGTCGGAACCAGAAGAAAAAGATTAGAAGAAAGGCGAAGCGTGCAGCTCAAGAGTGCGTGGATAGAGATGAAGATGATGCTGATGTAGAAACATCCACTGAGGTAGAGGCATCTCCTAACACAAGATTGAATGTGCGTTCTGTTGAAGACCAGTCTACTAGTTCTGGCAATGCGAATAGATCATCAGATGCTGGTGGGCCAAATGGCTCTCGTCCAGGAAGTCATGGTAGTAAGAGAGGCAATCGCACTACAAGGcagaagttgttggcatcaattGACCTGAGGTGCAAATTGGTTGATTTTGGGAATGCATGTTGGACGTACAAACAGTTCACAAACGATATCCAAACAAGACAGTATAGGTGTCCAGAGGTGATCCTCGGCTCAAAATATTCAACCTCGGCAGATCTTTGGTCTTttgcatgcatttgttttgagcTTGCAACTGGTGATGTACTCTTTGATCCCCACAGTGGTGACAACTTTGACAGAGATGAG GATCACTTAGCATTGATGATGGAGCTTCTTGGAATGATGCCACGAAAG ATTGCCTTAGGTGGTCGATATTCTAGAGATTACTTTAATAGATACGGTGATTTGAGGCACATTCGTCGCTTGCGTTTTTGGCCCCTGAATAAGGTTCTGGTAGAAAAGTACGAATTTAGTGAGAAAGATGCAAGTGAATTAACTGACTTCCTCGTTCCCATCCTCGACTTTGTCCCTGAGAAACGGCCTACTGCTGCACAGTGCCTTGTTCATCCATGGATCAATGCAGGTCCTCGGCTACTGGAACCATCTATAGCTGCTGATAAAAAACAAGGAGTGGACAGTGACACGGCTGAAGAAAACCAGAGGGAAAAAGACGAGAGGGAGGCAATGGAGGTAGGGGTGGGAAATATCGCCATTAATTCCGATTCTAAACGGGTCAAAGATGTCCCATCCAGTAGTAAACCCTCCCTGGCAGCCGAAGGTAATCCATCCAGGTAG
- the LOC126592483 gene encoding 60S ribosomal protein L24: MVLKTELCRFSGDKIYPGRGIRFIRSDSQVFLFANSKCKRYFHNKLKPSKLTWTAMYRKQHKKDIAQEAVKKRRRATKKPYSRSIVGATLEVIQKRRTEKPEVRDAAREAALREIKERIKKTKDEKKAKKAEVTKSQKTQGKGSIPKGGAPKGPKLGGGGGKR; the protein is encoded by the exons ATGGTTCTCAA GACGGAACTCTGTCGTTTCAGCGGTGACAAGATATACCCAGGAAGAGGCATCAGATTTATTCGTTCTGATTCTCAG GTGTTCCTTTTTGCCAACTCCAAATGCAAAAGGTACTTTCACAACAAGCTGAAGCCGTCAAAGCTTACCTGGACAGCCATGTACAGGAAGCAGCACAAAAAG GATATTGCTCAAGAAGCTGTGAAGAAGAGGAGACGTGCCACCAAGAAACCTTACTCAAGGTCTATTGTCGGTGCTACCTTGGAGGTTATCCAGAAGAGAAGAACTGAGAAGCCAGAAGTTCGTGATGCTGCACGTGAAGCTGCACTTCG TGAAATTAAGGAAAGAATCAAGAAGACCAAAGATGAGAAGAAGGCCAAGAAGGCAGAAGTAACGAAATCTCAGAAGACTCAAGGCAAGGGCAGCATTCCCAAGGGAGGTGCACCCAAGGGACCAAAgcttggtggtggtggcggcaaGCGTTAA